In one Phycisphaeraceae bacterium genomic region, the following are encoded:
- a CDS encoding O-antigen ligase family protein, which yields MWGYIFTHLLAAAGVLKGWLDPVFGLMVYYAFASLRPTALWFWAFDQRNATRFSFYVGISTLIGWFMLGLGKWDGLRKAALPMAGLILYLLSGAVAASFCERGSAYAWEALIIQTKIGIMALVTLTVVREPKHVKTLAWVILLSVGYLAYNFNNYYVFSNWNIIVSRGFGGIDNNGVAMTMVASAPLAFFLGIHSRKWWIKGLCFFALACMIHVILFSFSRGGMLGLCIVGASLFTVALATLPKKGVTIAIGIVMVAITLRLAGVEVRERFFSTFVNAEVRDKSAASRFDTWRAAYNCMKDHPIGVGPRAFGRYATEYGLGEGKSVHNLFLQTGADYGVAGMIGLAIFYFSSAWQAIKLSIHPTARRLGWPRYYGSMVSISLIGFLTCSQFIGLESVEIAFMVSLLGLTTAAFVDREAVSARKRREVLPELAEVDLAYARTT from the coding sequence ATGTGGGGTTACATCTTCACCCATCTGCTGGCGGCGGCCGGCGTCCTGAAAGGTTGGCTCGACCCGGTTTTCGGGTTGATGGTGTACTACGCCTTCGCCAGCCTCAGGCCGACCGCGCTTTGGTTCTGGGCGTTTGACCAGCGAAACGCAACACGATTCAGCTTCTATGTCGGTATTTCCACGCTCATCGGCTGGTTTATGCTGGGGCTGGGCAAATGGGACGGCCTGCGCAAGGCCGCCTTACCGATGGCCGGCCTGATCCTCTACCTCCTCTCCGGGGCGGTGGCGGCATCATTCTGCGAACGCGGCTCAGCCTATGCGTGGGAAGCACTGATCATCCAGACCAAGATCGGGATCATGGCTCTGGTTACCCTCACGGTCGTCCGCGAGCCTAAGCACGTCAAGACTCTCGCCTGGGTTATTCTCCTGAGCGTCGGCTATCTGGCGTACAACTTCAACAACTACTACGTCTTCAGCAATTGGAACATCATCGTCAGCCGCGGCTTTGGCGGCATCGACAACAACGGCGTGGCGATGACCATGGTCGCCAGCGCGCCGCTGGCGTTCTTCCTGGGTATCCACTCCCGTAAATGGTGGATCAAGGGGCTGTGTTTCTTCGCCCTCGCATGCATGATCCATGTCATCCTGTTCAGCTTCTCTCGCGGCGGGATGCTCGGCCTGTGCATCGTCGGTGCGTCCCTCTTTACCGTCGCGCTGGCGACCCTGCCCAAAAAAGGCGTCACCATCGCCATCGGTATCGTCATGGTGGCTATCACCCTCCGCCTGGCGGGTGTCGAAGTTCGGGAACGATTCTTCAGCACCTTTGTTAACGCGGAAGTCCGCGATAAATCGGCGGCGAGCCGGTTCGATACCTGGCGCGCCGCGTACAACTGCATGAAAGATCACCCCATCGGCGTCGGACCACGCGCCTTTGGTCGCTATGCGACCGAATACGGCTTGGGCGAAGGCAAGTCCGTGCACAACCTGTTCCTCCAGACCGGTGCTGACTACGGCGTCGCGGGAATGATCGGACTGGCGATCTTCTACTTCAGCTCAGCGTGGCAGGCGATCAAGCTCTCGATCCATCCGACCGCCCGACGACTCGGTTGGCCTCGCTACTACGGCTCTATGGTCAGCATCTCGCTGATCGGGTTTCTGACGTGTAGTCAATTCATCGGGCTTGAATCAGTGGAAATCGCGTTCATGGTTTCGCTGCTGGGACTTACCACTGCCGCCTTCGTGGATCGTGAAGCGGTCAGTGCCCGCAAACGCAGGGAAGTCCTGCCCGAGCTTGCGGAAGTCGATCTGGCTTACGCCAGGACGACTTGA
- a CDS encoding ABC transporter permease, translating into MSALTDRSMPATATPRKPTILIYPHKGWQAIRLGEIWTNRDLLALMCLRDVTIRYKQAALGVLWAIIQPLTQMVVLNLVFGRFGGMSDRVKETIGIDVPYPIFLFSGLISWQFFASAVNAGSNSLVSNANMLRKVYIPRLILPLSSQGAPMADYALSMVVLAGMMVYYGTTFSITLLLLPLLVISTILASLSVGLILAALSVSYRDFKFVVPFLIQVWFYLTPVIYPIKMFPERYRWLLKLNPMAGPVEGFRAVILGTPVPWSSWAISTGVASVLVVLGLMYFSRVERRFADLI; encoded by the coding sequence ATGTCGGCATTGACTGACCGCTCCATGCCTGCGACGGCCACGCCGCGCAAGCCAACCATTCTCATCTACCCTCATAAAGGGTGGCAGGCGATTCGTCTGGGTGAAATCTGGACCAACCGTGACCTGCTCGCCCTCATGTGCCTCCGCGATGTGACGATCCGTTACAAGCAGGCCGCCCTGGGCGTCCTCTGGGCAATCATTCAGCCATTGACGCAGATGGTCGTGCTGAACCTGGTTTTCGGTCGCTTCGGCGGCATGTCCGACCGCGTGAAGGAAACCATCGGCATCGATGTCCCTTACCCGATCTTTCTTTTCTCCGGTCTTATTTCCTGGCAGTTCTTCGCCAGCGCGGTCAATGCCGGCAGCAACAGCCTCGTGTCCAACGCCAACATGCTCCGAAAGGTTTACATCCCTCGGCTCATCCTCCCTCTCTCGTCACAGGGCGCTCCGATGGCGGATTACGCGCTGTCGATGGTCGTGCTGGCGGGCATGATGGTCTATTACGGCACGACGTTTTCCATCACTCTCCTGCTGTTGCCCCTGCTGGTCATCTCCACGATCCTCGCTTCGCTGAGCGTGGGGTTGATTCTCGCGGCATTGTCAGTGAGCTATCGAGACTTCAAGTTTGTCGTGCCGTTCCTGATCCAGGTGTGGTTCTATCTGACGCCGGTGATCTATCCGATCAAGATGTTTCCGGAGCGGTATCGGTGGCTGCTGAAGCTCAATCCGATGGCCGGACCGGTCGAGGGATTCCGAGCGGTGATTCTGGGCACGCCGGTTCCCTGGAGTTCGTGGGCGATATCGACAGGGGTCGCCTCGGTGCTGGTGGTGTTGGGTCTTATGTATTTCAGCCGGGTGGAGCGTCGCTTCGCCGATTTAATCTGA
- the dacB gene encoding D-alanyl-D-alanine carboxypeptidase/D-alanyl-D-alanine-endopeptidase, translating into MFKGVYHSGRLAALFALGLLISAPAQAADLQSQVRALVNAADLRQTDIGICIVDLNTGKRVAQINPDDPLMPASNMKVVTTAAALKTLGPDFVFRTEMRLVQPEDWKAQANRPLAGTASAPASGPVLIIHGDGDPALGDPDLLRLHNLDVEDQLNGFVKAAKSAGLQRVARLVVDDRVFDRDFVHPSWPQGQLSAWYCAQVGGVNFYDNCIDVYAEPTTRGQGAKVRLIPSAPFLPTTNRVVTGNNDRFIVNRKTDTNEITFSGQVKTRRTQATTVTIHDPPIFFAQILADRLGQAGIKVDAIARPDAEESLPAGRAIYAVETTLPLVLQRCNKDSQNLFAESLFKRMGRALTGAPGSWDNGAAAVRRFLSEELQTQSASVSIADGSGMSRDNRVTAGVMVGLLAAMRKDARLWPIFRDSLSINDVEDNLKHRFKDLKRQLTGRLYPKTGYIAGVVTISGYIVVPDGTGERTFAFSLLFNNFRAPITIGHIQDLQDRIILLLDQQGTPAPEAAVDAQKKR; encoded by the coding sequence ATGTTCAAAGGGGTGTACCATTCGGGTCGTCTGGCAGCGCTGTTTGCGCTGGGTCTGCTGATTTCTGCACCGGCACAGGCGGCGGATCTTCAGAGTCAGGTACGGGCACTGGTGAATGCCGCCGACCTGCGGCAGACGGACATCGGCATTTGCATCGTTGATCTCAACACCGGCAAGCGCGTCGCGCAGATCAATCCTGACGATCCGCTCATGCCCGCCAGCAACATGAAGGTTGTGACCACAGCCGCAGCCTTGAAAACACTTGGGCCGGATTTTGTCTTCCGTACCGAGATGCGGCTGGTCCAGCCGGAGGATTGGAAAGCACAGGCGAATCGGCCGTTGGCCGGCACCGCATCAGCGCCGGCGTCAGGACCGGTGCTCATCATTCACGGTGACGGCGATCCGGCGCTGGGTGACCCCGACCTGCTGCGACTCCATAACCTTGATGTCGAAGATCAGCTCAACGGTTTCGTCAAGGCGGCCAAATCAGCGGGCCTCCAGCGCGTTGCGAGACTGGTGGTGGATGATCGCGTGTTCGACCGCGACTTTGTTCATCCCTCCTGGCCGCAGGGTCAGCTCAGCGCGTGGTATTGTGCTCAGGTGGGCGGGGTGAACTTCTACGACAACTGCATTGATGTGTACGCGGAGCCGACGACGCGAGGGCAGGGTGCGAAGGTCCGGCTCATTCCCTCCGCTCCGTTTCTGCCGACGACTAACCGCGTCGTCACCGGGAACAATGACCGCTTCATCGTCAATCGCAAAACCGACACGAACGAAATCACCTTTTCCGGCCAGGTCAAGACACGACGTACGCAGGCGACCACGGTGACGATCCACGATCCGCCGATTTTCTTCGCGCAGATTCTGGCCGATCGGCTTGGCCAGGCGGGGATCAAGGTCGATGCGATCGCCCGTCCGGATGCGGAGGAGTCTCTACCCGCAGGTCGAGCGATTTACGCTGTCGAGACCACGCTCCCGCTGGTGCTTCAGCGTTGCAACAAGGATTCACAGAATCTGTTCGCCGAGTCGCTTTTCAAGCGAATGGGTCGCGCTTTGACGGGCGCGCCCGGCAGTTGGGATAACGGCGCCGCCGCCGTCCGCCGGTTTCTCAGCGAGGAGCTTCAGACGCAGTCAGCGTCCGTTTCCATCGCCGATGGAAGCGGAATGAGCCGGGACAATCGCGTGACTGCTGGTGTGATGGTCGGTCTGCTCGCCGCGATGAGGAAGGACGCCCGTCTCTGGCCGATCTTCCGTGACAGCCTTTCCATCAACGATGTCGAGGACAACCTCAAGCATCGTTTCAAAGACCTCAAACGCCAACTCACCGGGCGGCTGTATCCCAAGACCGGCTACATCGCCGGCGTGGTGACGATCAGCGGTTACATCGTGGTACCCGACGGCACAGGCGAGCGGACCTTCGCCTTTTCCCTGCTTTTCAATAATTTCAGAGCACCCATTACGATCGGGCACATTCAGGATCTTCAGGACCGCATCATCCTGTTGCTGGATCAACAGGGCACGCCCGCACCTGAGGCGGCTGTGGACGCCCAGAAAAAGCGATAA
- a CDS encoding glycosyltransferase, translating into MNRSTSIALILALVMFLNFVAWGLSPRGTGDIEAHAFSHLPGITYSPYREGQDPTKGSIPNPRLIDEDFAILSGKVQAIRTYGSTKGLEVIPALAAKHGLRVIQTAWLDGNRQTNEAEINELIASTHRNPNVEAVLVGNEVVYRGDLADPNDPQNNWVTYLPAGVKPTSAAKADENNPIEWEAAKRANTHRQKQTVEELIKHLDRVKKESRFGVPVSASEQYHVYLEHPKLAEAVDFIAIHVFPYWEGKTVDEAVTFAEQNIEAVRKAYPNKEVVVTEIGWPSGGEFRLGAVPSAWNQEQFVREFVSRTMQRRYFIFQAFDEPWKGVGDAQLGDSEGSVGAHWGLWDKNRHAKFDWEKPSYAGVPWMTQWLAATAAGMILSAVFIFRYHEKFRFEGLAFFCVMLQAAVSVLTYVGLVPTMAWLTPSAKLLWILLFPAQLVMMGIVIIQAQEVSEMLWVKRWRRRFEPHVHPLPANRYPMVSLHIACCNEPPHMVIRSLESLAALDYPNLEVLVIDNNTSDESKWRPLEAWCAQSGVAGQNRFRFFHLEKWPGYKAGALNFALTQTAPEAQVVGVLDADYIVKPEWLREVMPYFNDPKVGLVQGPQDHRSWKKNAFKEMMNWEYRGFFHIGMVHRNEYDAIIQHGTMCLIRKSALEQVGRWGEWCICEDAELGLRLMQHDYETVYMEESYGFGVVPDTLAAYKKQRFRWAYGAIQILRGHWKSLLPWSRNGLSLSQKYHFIAGWLPWLGDALHLVFTLLLLLGTAALVFLPRHFMMPIVAFLIPPMALAVFNIVRSVWLYKERVACTWPQRIGACIAGLGLTYTIGRACLTGLVYSGRPFYRTPKCEKMSALWRSLAMARDEMVLLTLLWSGIAGIVYIRGSWQNPQTLVWMTSLALQSIPYLAAVVTAVVAGTNLQSLSVFAGPLAQRGRWTQLEARRARRMRSVVSAPANSSAATT; encoded by the coding sequence ATGAACAGGTCCACGTCTATCGCATTGATTCTCGCGCTGGTGATGTTCCTCAACTTTGTCGCCTGGGGCCTCTCCCCTCGCGGCACGGGTGACATCGAGGCCCATGCCTTTTCGCACCTCCCGGGTATCACCTACTCGCCCTACCGTGAAGGACAGGATCCCACCAAAGGGAGCATTCCCAACCCACGGCTGATTGATGAAGACTTCGCCATCCTCAGCGGCAAGGTACAGGCGATTCGTACCTACGGCTCAACAAAAGGTCTGGAAGTCATCCCCGCGCTGGCAGCCAAACACGGGCTGCGGGTAATCCAGACCGCATGGCTCGACGGCAACCGCCAAACCAACGAGGCGGAAATCAATGAGTTGATCGCCAGCACGCACCGCAATCCCAATGTCGAAGCCGTTCTGGTCGGCAACGAAGTGGTGTACCGCGGTGATCTGGCGGACCCCAACGATCCGCAGAACAACTGGGTGACCTATCTGCCCGCAGGCGTCAAGCCGACCAGCGCAGCCAAGGCGGATGAAAACAACCCGATCGAATGGGAAGCCGCAAAACGAGCCAACACCCATCGTCAAAAGCAGACGGTCGAAGAACTCATCAAGCACCTTGATCGCGTGAAGAAAGAGAGCCGCTTCGGCGTGCCTGTCAGCGCCAGCGAGCAGTACCACGTTTATCTGGAGCACCCAAAGCTCGCCGAGGCTGTGGACTTCATCGCCATCCACGTCTTCCCCTACTGGGAAGGCAAGACGGTGGACGAAGCGGTGACTTTTGCCGAGCAGAACATCGAAGCGGTTCGCAAAGCCTATCCGAACAAGGAGGTCGTCGTCACTGAAATCGGCTGGCCCAGCGGCGGGGAGTTCCGCCTCGGCGCAGTACCCAGCGCGTGGAATCAGGAGCAGTTTGTCCGCGAGTTTGTCAGCCGGACGATGCAGCGGCGCTATTTCATCTTCCAAGCGTTTGACGAGCCATGGAAAGGTGTCGGCGACGCGCAGTTAGGCGACAGCGAAGGCAGCGTCGGCGCACACTGGGGTCTCTGGGATAAGAACCGTCACGCCAAGTTCGACTGGGAAAAGCCTTCATACGCGGGTGTGCCGTGGATGACGCAATGGCTGGCCGCCACCGCCGCTGGCATGATCCTCAGCGCCGTCTTCATCTTCCGCTATCACGAGAAATTCCGCTTTGAAGGACTGGCTTTCTTCTGCGTCATGCTTCAGGCAGCCGTCTCGGTCCTCACCTATGTGGGGCTGGTGCCGACGATGGCGTGGCTGACGCCTTCCGCCAAGCTGCTCTGGATTCTCCTTTTCCCTGCGCAGCTTGTGATGATGGGGATCGTCATCATTCAAGCGCAGGAGGTCAGCGAGATGCTCTGGGTCAAGCGGTGGCGTCGCCGGTTTGAACCCCACGTCCACCCGCTGCCGGCGAATCGTTACCCGATGGTTTCACTGCACATCGCCTGCTGCAACGAGCCGCCGCACATGGTGATCCGTTCGCTCGAATCACTCGCGGCGCTGGACTATCCGAATCTTGAAGTGCTGGTCATCGACAACAACACGAGCGATGAATCCAAATGGAGACCGCTCGAAGCCTGGTGTGCCCAGTCGGGCGTCGCGGGACAGAATCGGTTCCGCTTTTTCCATCTGGAAAAATGGCCCGGCTACAAGGCCGGCGCGTTGAACTTTGCCCTCACGCAGACCGCACCTGAGGCGCAGGTCGTCGGCGTGCTCGATGCTGACTACATCGTCAAGCCCGAATGGCTGCGCGAGGTCATGCCCTACTTCAACGATCCGAAAGTCGGCCTGGTGCAGGGACCGCAGGACCATCGCTCCTGGAAGAAAAACGCCTTCAAGGAAATGATGAACTGGGAGTATCGCGGATTCTTCCACATCGGCATGGTTCATCGCAACGAATACGATGCGATCATCCAGCACGGCACGATGTGTCTGATCCGCAAGTCGGCTCTGGAACAGGTCGGCCGCTGGGGTGAATGGTGCATTTGCGAGGACGCGGAGCTTGGTCTGCGTCTCATGCAGCACGACTACGAAACCGTGTACATGGAAGAGTCGTACGGCTTTGGCGTCGTACCCGACACGCTGGCAGCCTATAAGAAACAGCGGTTCCGCTGGGCCTACGGAGCGATCCAGATTCTCCGCGGGCACTGGAAGAGCCTGCTCCCCTGGTCGCGCAACGGCCTGTCGCTGTCGCAGAAGTACCACTTCATCGCCGGCTGGCTCCCGTGGCTGGGTGACGCGCTGCACCTGGTTTTCACCCTGCTGCTTTTGCTGGGTACGGCTGCGCTGGTCTTTCTGCCGCGTCACTTCATGATGCCGATCGTTGCGTTCCTCATCCCGCCGATGGCGCTGGCGGTGTTCAACATCGTGCGCTCGGTGTGGCTGTATAAGGAGCGGGTCGCGTGCACCTGGCCGCAGCGCATCGGGGCGTGCATCGCCGGGCTGGGATTGACCTACACCATCGGTCGGGCGTGTCTGACGGGGCTGGTGTATTCCGGGCGTCCGTTCTATCGCACGCCCAAGTGCGAGAAGATGTCCGCCCTGTGGCGCAGCCTTGCCATGGCGCGTGATGAAATGGTGCTGCTGACGCTTCTCTGGTCGGGTATCGCGGGCATCGTCTATATTCGAGGAAGCTGGCAAAACCCGCAGACGCTGGTGTGGATGACGAGCCTGGCGCTCCAGTCGATCCCGTACCTCGCGGCCGTGGTGACTGCGGTGGTGGCAGGCACGAACCTGCAATCGCTCTCAGTCTTCGCCGGGCCTTTGGCGCAGCGCGGTCGATGGACGCAGCTCGAAGCCCGTCGCGCCCGCCGGATGCGCTCGGTGGTGTCGGCTCCAGCCAACAGTTCCGCCGCCACGACGTAA
- a CDS encoding glycosyltransferase family 4 protein: MPIADAQHLLLCQRFLPEHGGSIHWMHEVYRRWPTTVRVVTHDYYAHPPRTPEFPDAPQRPAAGDHVTDANLRMDRRDIFINDWGLESPRRALRYWRMMRAVHQQLRSLKRGQRLVVHAIHAVPEVACLVPLKWRYGQRLRIVCYAHGEELNACESSRQLRFLLGKSCGIVDRMIANSRYTARIVNRYVADERVRVINPGVDLSVFASAEDAGLRWRRDEKYEDRIVVATVGRLDPRKNQAAVINAVADLAPRFPQLVYVVAGAGRTSDQLKALARSRGVEDKIVFPGAVSSALKLAIFGGCDIFAMPAVRDGPDVEGFGMVFLEAAACGKPTIAGREGGQPDAVADGQTGLIVEGDNPAAVTAALERLVADSALRRRMGQAGRIHAQQFDWPAVVQRTVKLVEEIL; encoded by the coding sequence ATGCCCATAGCCGACGCCCAACATCTGCTGCTTTGTCAGCGATTCCTGCCTGAGCACGGCGGATCGATCCACTGGATGCACGAGGTCTATCGCCGCTGGCCGACGACGGTCCGGGTCGTCACGCACGACTACTACGCGCATCCGCCGCGCACGCCTGAGTTTCCCGATGCGCCTCAGCGTCCCGCTGCGGGCGACCACGTCACCGATGCCAACCTGCGCATGGATCGCCGCGATATTTTTATTAACGACTGGGGCCTGGAAAGTCCGCGTCGCGCGTTGCGCTACTGGAGGATGATGCGCGCTGTGCATCAACAGTTGCGATCACTCAAGCGGGGACAACGGCTGGTCGTCCACGCCATCCACGCTGTACCGGAGGTCGCTTGCCTTGTTCCGCTCAAATGGCGTTATGGCCAGCGTCTTCGCATTGTCTGTTACGCACACGGCGAAGAACTCAACGCCTGCGAGTCGAGCCGACAGTTGCGTTTTCTGCTGGGAAAATCGTGCGGCATCGTCGATAGGATGATCGCCAACAGCCGGTACACCGCCCGGATCGTCAACCGCTACGTGGCTGACGAACGGGTGCGTGTCATCAATCCGGGAGTGGACCTGAGCGTGTTCGCCAGCGCGGAAGATGCCGGATTGCGCTGGCGTCGTGACGAAAAATATGAAGACCGGATCGTGGTTGCGACCGTCGGACGGCTCGATCCGCGTAAAAATCAGGCGGCGGTCATCAATGCCGTCGCCGATCTTGCGCCGCGTTTTCCGCAGTTGGTTTATGTTGTCGCCGGTGCGGGACGGACGAGCGACCAGCTCAAGGCTCTGGCTCGTTCGCGGGGGGTTGAGGATAAAATTGTGTTTCCCGGAGCGGTCAGCTCCGCGCTGAAGCTGGCGATTTTTGGCGGATGCGACATTTTTGCCATGCCCGCGGTACGCGACGGGCCGGATGTGGAAGGCTTCGGCATGGTCTTTCTGGAAGCTGCCGCCTGCGGTAAGCCGACGATCGCCGGTCGGGAGGGCGGCCAGCCTGACGCGGTCGCCGACGGACAAACCGGGTTGATCGTCGAGGGCGATAACCCAGCGGCGGTCACGGCGGCGTTGGAACGACTGGTGGCCGATTCGGCTCTGCGCCGCCGAATGGGTCAGGCGGGAAGAATTCACGCACAACAGTTTGATTGGCCGGCAGTGGTGCAGCGGACGGTCAAACTGGTCGAAGAAATACTCTAA
- a CDS encoding ABC transporter ATP-binding protein, whose protein sequence is MSDLAIRATGLSKRYRIGQGAPGHLRELIYDKVGAAARWLTGNRNGTPQSSEFWAVRDVSFEVNRGDVVGIIGRNGAGKSTLLKILSRITDPTDGRAEIYGRVGSLLEVGTGFHPELTGRENIYLNGTILGMSRAEIKKKFDEIVDFSEVEKFLDMPVKRYSSGMYVRLAFAVAAHLEPEILIVDEVLAVGDVSFQTKCLGKMGQVAQTGRTVLFVSHNMGAVQTLCNRGIVIDQGRMVIDDTSERAVREYLAQFEEKATEQLETRQERGGTGRVRVSRVEVASFDEAGTTAAATGRPARITLDLNGWLPNLRCVVKILDHMGQPLSELRSEMHGSADTTISGPQPRFVCELPELLIAPGRYRIDLALYSTEGLEDHLNAATFFDISPGQVNGRPIPKRLKSTAVCMPHRWSIVVPSSS, encoded by the coding sequence ATGAGTGATCTGGCGATACGGGCAACCGGCCTCTCCAAGCGCTACCGCATCGGGCAGGGCGCGCCAGGCCACCTGCGCGAATTGATCTACGACAAGGTCGGTGCCGCGGCACGATGGCTTACGGGAAATCGAAACGGCACGCCGCAAAGCTCCGAGTTCTGGGCGGTGCGCGATGTGAGCTTCGAGGTTAATCGCGGCGATGTCGTGGGCATCATCGGGCGCAACGGTGCCGGCAAAAGCACGCTGCTCAAAATCCTTTCGCGGATCACCGACCCCACCGATGGCCGGGCGGAAATCTACGGCCGCGTCGGCAGCCTGCTTGAGGTCGGCACGGGCTTCCACCCGGAGCTGACCGGTCGCGAAAACATCTATCTCAACGGCACCATCCTTGGCATGAGCCGTGCAGAGATCAAAAAGAAGTTTGACGAGATCGTGGATTTTTCCGAAGTGGAAAAATTTCTCGACATGCCCGTCAAGCGTTACTCCTCCGGCATGTATGTCCGCCTCGCTTTCGCGGTGGCGGCCCACCTGGAACCGGAAATTCTGATTGTCGATGAAGTGCTGGCTGTGGGCGACGTGTCCTTTCAGACCAAGTGCCTGGGAAAAATGGGACAGGTCGCGCAAACTGGTCGCACCGTGCTGTTCGTATCGCACAACATGGGCGCGGTGCAGACGCTCTGCAATCGCGGCATCGTGATCGATCAGGGGCGGATGGTGATTGACGACACCTCTGAGCGTGCCGTGCGCGAGTACCTGGCGCAGTTTGAAGAAAAAGCGACGGAGCAGCTCGAAACCCGACAGGAACGGGGCGGAACAGGGCGCGTCCGGGTGAGCCGGGTGGAGGTCGCCAGCTTTGACGAAGCGGGCACGACCGCTGCAGCCACCGGACGACCGGCGCGGATCACACTCGATCTCAACGGATGGCTGCCCAACCTGCGCTGCGTCGTCAAGATTCTGGATCACATGGGCCAGCCGCTCAGCGAGCTGCGCAGCGAGATGCACGGGTCAGCGGATACGACCATCTCCGGGCCTCAGCCGCGTTTTGTCTGCGAATTGCCTGAGCTTTTGATCGCCCCCGGCCGCTACCGGATCGATTTGGCGCTTTACAGCACCGAAGGCCTCGAAGACCACCTGAATGCCGCGACGTTTTTCGACATATCACCGGGTCAGGTCAATGGGCGTCCGATTCCCAAACGCCTGAAAAGCACCGCCGTCTGTATGCCGCATCGCTGGTCAATCGTGGTTCCCTCAAGCTCGTGA
- a CDS encoding glycosyltransferase, whose translation MNEHALPTIAHVLHRLYFAGAEVLAADLARRLRGQFRFVFFCLDSVGPMGELLRSEGFDVFDLARKPGIDRAVGRRMRAMAKEHRVALFHAHQYTPFFYAALSRGLLSSRADAPILFTEHGRHYPDHRSWKRVLANRFLLRRHDRVTAVGQFVKTALVNNEGIPAPRIEVVRNGIDPALFEAVSPTVRREVRAELGIRDNQPVVLQVARFHPVKDHATALRAMAETLKSLPDALFILAGDGELRSALEAQAAQLGIASSVRFLGVRRDVPRLMAAADVFILSSLSEGISVTLLEAMGCELPIAATDVGGNGEVVADHQTGLLSPRSDATKLSANLVTLLRDSELRRRMGSAGRKRLLEHFTQAQMHARYASIYSEMTAV comes from the coding sequence ATGAACGAACACGCACTCCCGACCATCGCGCATGTCCTGCACCGGCTGTATTTCGCCGGCGCGGAGGTACTGGCTGCCGACCTGGCCCGCCGGCTGCGCGGACAGTTTCGCTTCGTCTTTTTCTGCCTCGACAGCGTCGGGCCGATGGGCGAGCTTCTCAGGTCTGAGGGCTTCGATGTCTTTGATCTGGCGCGCAAGCCGGGCATCGACCGTGCGGTGGGCCGTCGCATGCGGGCGATGGCGAAAGAACACCGCGTCGCACTGTTCCACGCTCACCAATACACGCCGTTTTTCTACGCAGCCTTGTCACGCGGATTGCTGTCTTCCCGCGCGGATGCCCCCATTCTTTTCACCGAACACGGACGGCACTATCCCGATCATCGAAGCTGGAAGCGTGTGCTGGCGAATCGGTTTCTGCTGCGCCGACACGATCGCGTCACAGCGGTCGGTCAGTTCGTCAAAACTGCTCTGGTGAATAACGAAGGCATCCCCGCACCGCGGATCGAAGTGGTACGCAATGGCATCGATCCCGCTCTTTTCGAGGCTGTCTCTCCGACCGTGCGACGGGAAGTCCGTGCTGAGCTTGGCATACGCGACAATCAACCCGTGGTGCTTCAGGTTGCACGCTTTCATCCGGTCAAAGATCACGCCACCGCCCTGCGCGCCATGGCAGAAACGCTCAAATCTCTGCCCGATGCCCTGTTCATCCTGGCCGGTGACGGCGAACTGCGATCAGCACTCGAAGCACAGGCAGCGCAACTGGGCATCGCGTCCAGCGTCCGCTTCCTCGGCGTGCGGCGCGATGTGCCCCGTCTCATGGCTGCCGCGGATGTGTTCATCCTTTCCAGTCTCAGTGAAGGCATCTCCGTCACACTGCTCGAAGCGATGGGCTGCGAGCTACCCATTGCCGCCACCGATGTCGGAGGTAACGGCGAGGTTGTCGCGGACCATCAGACCGGTCTGCTTTCGCCGCGCAGTGATGCAACAAAGCTGAGTGCGAATCTCGTCACGCTTCTGCGTGACAGCGAGTTGCGTCGCCGCATGGGTTCCGCGGGACGGAAGCGGCTGCTTGAACATTTCACGCAAGCGCAAATGCACGCACGGTACGCCTCGATTTACAGCGAGATGACCGCCGTATAA